A genomic segment from Eisenibacter elegans DSM 3317 encodes:
- a CDS encoding polyamine aminopropyltransferase, protein MTVETLTRKRKSLILKVALFATGLSGIVAEYILSTLASYFLGDSVFQWTMIVSLMLFSMGLGSRITSWFKGYLLEIFIGIEFLLSILVSFSAMIVYIAAGYTTYGGFFIYGLCMLIGLLIGLEIPLVTRLNEAYQDLRLNIASVMEKDYYGSLLGGVFFAFVGLPYLGLTYTPFVLGGVNFGVAILLFWRLKNLVVPQYQRTLTVAAFLTGVSLLAGAIFTDPIIQFAEQQKYKDKVVFAAQSKYQKIVITQWQNDYWLYLNGKQQFCTIDEAMYHEPLVHPAMQLFGQAREILVLGGGDGCAVRELLKYPSVEKITLVDLDPLMTNLAKTQPVLLSVNDSSFFDPRVHIVTQDAFKFMADNQAYYDVIISDLPDPNSVEINRLYTREMYQMCYRYLRPNGVMITQAGSPYFATKAFECIYQTLSDAGFQAVRMHNQIITFGEWGWVLGVKNEAITPEQVKQRLRSLPMDAVPTRWINQEGVQLITSFGKTSFFVSPEEKIGINAIHNPILYRYYLKGNWTLY, encoded by the coding sequence ATGACTGTCGAAACCCTCACCCGCAAGCGCAAATCCCTTATCCTGAAAGTGGCTCTTTTTGCCACCGGCCTATCCGGCATTGTAGCAGAATATATCCTGTCTACCTTGGCGAGTTATTTTTTGGGAGACTCTGTATTCCAGTGGACGATGATTGTGTCCTTGATGCTGTTTTCGATGGGTTTGGGCAGCCGTATCACAAGCTGGTTCAAAGGTTATCTGCTAGAAATATTCATCGGAATCGAGTTCTTACTTTCTATCTTGGTATCTTTTTCAGCGATGATTGTGTATATCGCTGCCGGATATACTACTTATGGAGGCTTTTTTATCTATGGCCTGTGTATGTTGATAGGGCTATTGATAGGGCTGGAAATTCCCTTGGTTACGCGTTTGAATGAGGCATACCAAGACCTAAGGCTCAATATTGCCTCTGTGATGGAAAAAGACTATTACGGCAGCCTGTTGGGAGGGGTATTTTTTGCCTTTGTAGGCTTGCCCTACCTAGGCTTGACCTATACCCCTTTTGTGTTGGGAGGAGTTAACTTTGGCGTAGCAATCTTGCTCTTCTGGCGGCTGAAAAACTTGGTTGTTCCACAATACCAACGGACTCTGACCGTGGCGGCCTTCTTGACGGGGGTATCTTTGTTGGCAGGAGCTATCTTTACTGACCCGATTATCCAGTTTGCCGAACAACAAAAATACAAGGACAAGGTGGTATTTGCGGCACAATCCAAATACCAAAAAATAGTCATCACACAATGGCAAAACGACTATTGGCTTTACCTCAACGGCAAACAACAATTTTGTACGATTGACGAAGCGATGTATCACGAGCCTTTGGTACACCCAGCTATGCAGCTTTTTGGCCAAGCACGCGAGATTTTAGTCTTGGGCGGAGGTGATGGCTGCGCAGTCAGGGAGTTGCTCAAATATCCTTCTGTAGAAAAAATCACTTTGGTAGACCTAGACCCCCTGATGACCAATTTGGCCAAGACACAGCCCGTCCTGCTCTCCGTGAATGACAGCTCTTTTTTCGACCCACGGGTGCATATTGTTACACAAGATGCTTTTAAGTTTATGGCTGATAATCAGGCATATTATGATGTGATTATCAGCGACTTGCCAGACCCTAACAGCGTAGAAATCAACCGGCTCTATACCCGTGAGATGTATCAGATGTGTTACCGCTATCTGCGTCCTAATGGTGTGATGATTACACAAGCAGGCAGCCCCTATTTTGCCACCAAGGCTTTTGAGTGCATTTATCAGACACTCAGCGATGCGGGCTTTCAGGCTGTCCGTATGCACAATCAAATCATTACTTTTGGTGAATGGGGATGGGTTCTAGGGGTCAAAAATGAGGCTATCACCCCAGAACAAGTCAAACAACGTCTTCGCAGCTTACCGATGGATGCCGTTCCGACACGTTGGATTAACCAAGAGGGAGTACAGCTTATCACCTCCTTTGGAAAAACCAGCTTTTTTGTGTCGCCAGAAGAGAAAATCGGTATCAATGCTATACACAACCCCATACTGTACCGCTATTATCTCAAAGGCAATTGGACTTTGTATTAG